One genomic segment of Stigmatopora argus isolate UIUO_Sarg chromosome 1, RoL_Sarg_1.0, whole genome shotgun sequence includes these proteins:
- the raf1a gene encoding raf-1 proto-oncogene, serine/threonine kinase a isoform X3, with protein MEHLQGAWKTLSNGFGMKDSAFEGPCLSPTMVQGFPCQRRSSDDSKIPDSKTSSTIRVYLPNQQRTVVNVRPGMTLQSCLIKALMVRGLQPQCCAVFRLHPGQRSKKLRMDWNTDSTSLIGEELLVEVLDHVPLTTHNFVRKTYLKLAFCDICQKFLLNGFRCQTCGYKFHEHCSTKVPTMCIDWSNIRQLLLCPNPGESGAPSLPPLTSRRMRESLTRFPSSAHRYSTPHAFNYATPYSPTGGGLSQRQRSTSTPNVHMVSTALPVDRSIIEDAMRDHDSARSSPSQSPTGWSQLQAQPPAPAHRERATSLNTQEKNKIRPREKRDSSYYWEIEASEVYLQSRIGSGSFGTVYKGKWHGDVAVKILKVTNPTPEQLQAFRNEVAVLRKTRHVNILLFMGYMTKDNLAIVAQWCEGSSLYKHIHVLETNFKIIQLIDISRQTAQGMDYLHAKNIIHRDMKSNNIFLHEGLTVKIGDFGLATVKARWSGSHQVEQPSGSILWMAPEVIRMQDNNPYSFQSDVYSYGIVLFELMTGELPYSQIANRDQIIFMVGRGYLSPDLSKLYKNCPKAMKRLVADCIKKSKDERPLFPQILSSIELLQHALPKINHSASEPSLHRASHTEDINVCTLTSTRLPVF; from the exons ATGGAGCACTTGCAGGGAGCATGGAAGACCCTGAGCAATGGTTTTGGAATGAAGGACTCTGCCTTTGAGGGCCCGTGCCTATCACCAACTATGGTCCAGGGATTTCCCTGCCAGCGTCGGTCCTCAGATGACAGCAAGATACCCGACTCAAAGACTAGCAGCACCATCCGTGTCTACCTCCCAAACCAGCAACGCACTGTG GTAAATGTACGGCCAGGTATGACATTGCAGAGTTGCCTGATTAAAGCCTTAATGGTGCGAGGCCTACAGCCACAGTGTTGTGCTGTTTTCAGGCTCCATCCGGGGCAACGAAG TAAAAAACTGCGGATGGACTGGAATACAGACTCAACCTCGCTGATTGGTGAAGAGTTGCTGGTGGAAGTTTTAGATCATGTTCCTCTTACCACACATAATTTT GTCCGGAAAACATATCTGAAGCTAGCGTTCTGTGACATTTGCCAGAAGTTTCTATTGAACGGCTTTCGTTGCCAAACATGTGGCTATAAGTTCCATGAGCATTGCAGTACCAAAGTACCCACAATGTGTATAGATTGGAGCAATATACGACAACTCTT attgtgTCCGAATCCTGGTGAGAGTGGTGCCCCGTCCCTCCCCCCGTTAACATCTCGGCGAATGAGAGAATCATTAACTCGCTTTCCGAG CTCTGCCCACCGATATTCAACGCCACATGCCTTCAACTATGCTACACCCTACTCACCCACAGGCGGTGGTCTGTCCCAGAGACAACGCTCCACTTCTACACCAAACGTCCACATGGTTAGCACAGCCCTGCCTGTAGACAGAAGTATAATTGAG GATGCAATGCGAGATCATGACTCTG CTAGGAGTTCACCCAGCCAGAGTCCAACAGGCTGGTCCCAATTGCAAGCCCAACCTCCTGCACCTGCCCATCGAGAGAGGGCCACATCTCTCAATACTCAGGAGAAgaataaaatt AGACCCCGGGAGAAGCGAGATTCTAGTTACTATTGGGAGATTGAAGCCAGTGAGGTGTACCTTCAGTCTCGCATTGGTTCAGGCTCCTTTGGAACTGTTTACAAAGGGAAATGGCATG GCGATGTAGCAGTAAAGATTTTAAAGGTAACCAACCCAACTCCAGAGCAGTTACAGGCATTTAGAAATGAAGTAGCTGTTCTACG AAAAACAAGACATGTCAACATCTTATTGTTTATGGGCTATATGACAAAGGACAACCTGGCCATTGTGGCCCAGTGGTGTGAAGGCAGCAGCCTCTACAAACACATTCACGTTCTGGAGACCAACTTCAAGATAATCCAACTTATAGACATCTCCAGGCAGACGGCACAGGGCATGGA CTATCTACATGCAAAGAACATCATTCATCGTGACATGAAGTCCAACA acatttttttgcatgaaggGCTGACGGTGAAAATTGGCGACTTTGGTCTCGCAACAGTAAAGGCCCGGTGGAGCGGCTCGCATCAGGTGGAGCAACCTTCTGGGTCTATTCTGTGGATG GCTCCTGAAGTCATACGGATGCAGGATAATAACCCCTACAGTTTCCAGTCTGATGTCTATTCCTATGGAATTGTACTTTTCGAGCTCATGACAGGAGAGCTTCCTTACTCCCAGATAGCTAACAGAGATCAG ATCATCTTCATGGTGGGGCGGGGCTACCTGTCACCTGACCTCAGTAAACTTTACAAGAACTGCCCCAAAGCCATGAAAAGGTTGGTCGCTGACTGCATCAAGAAGTCAAAGGATGAAAGGCCGCTCTTCCCGCAG ATCCTGTCCTCGATTGAGCTTCTTCAGCACGCCTTGCCTAAGATAAACCACAGTGCCTCAGAACCTTCTCTGCACAGAGCCTCTCACACTGAAGATATCAACGTGTGTACTCTGACCTCCACCAGACTgcctgttttttaa
- the raf1a gene encoding raf-1 proto-oncogene, serine/threonine kinase a isoform X1: MEHLQGAWKTLSNGFGMKDSAFEGPCLSPTMVQGFPCQRRSSDDSKIPDSKTSSTIRVYLPNQQRTVVNVRPGMTLQSCLIKALMVRGLQPQCCAVFRLHPGQRSKKLRMDWNTDSTSLIGEELLVEVLDHVPLTTHNFVRKTYLKLAFCDICQKFLLNGFRCQTCGYKFHEHCSTKVPTMCIDWSNIRQLLLCPNPGESGAPSLPPLTSRRMRESLTRFPSSAHRYSTPHAFNYATPYSPTGGGLSQRQRSTSTPNVHMVSTALPVDRSIIELDCLNTFPTSWCHRFWLKRKVGIVHFSQSFVETSSESPEKDAMRDHDSARSSPSQSPTGWSQLQAQPPAPAHRERATSLNTQEKNKIRPREKRDSSYYWEIEASEVYLQSRIGSGSFGTVYKGKWHGDVAVKILKVTNPTPEQLQAFRNEVAVLRKTRHVNILLFMGYMTKDNLAIVAQWCEGSSLYKHIHVLETNFKIIQLIDISRQTAQGMDYLHAKNIIHRDMKSNNIFLHEGLTVKIGDFGLATVKARWSGSHQVEQPSGSILWMAPEVIRMQDNNPYSFQSDVYSYGIVLFELMTGELPYSQIANRDQIIFMVGRGYLSPDLSKLYKNCPKAMKRLVADCIKKSKDERPLFPQILSSIELLQHALPKINHSASEPSLHRASHTEDINVCTLTSTRLPVF; the protein is encoded by the exons ATGGAGCACTTGCAGGGAGCATGGAAGACCCTGAGCAATGGTTTTGGAATGAAGGACTCTGCCTTTGAGGGCCCGTGCCTATCACCAACTATGGTCCAGGGATTTCCCTGCCAGCGTCGGTCCTCAGATGACAGCAAGATACCCGACTCAAAGACTAGCAGCACCATCCGTGTCTACCTCCCAAACCAGCAACGCACTGTG GTAAATGTACGGCCAGGTATGACATTGCAGAGTTGCCTGATTAAAGCCTTAATGGTGCGAGGCCTACAGCCACAGTGTTGTGCTGTTTTCAGGCTCCATCCGGGGCAACGAAG TAAAAAACTGCGGATGGACTGGAATACAGACTCAACCTCGCTGATTGGTGAAGAGTTGCTGGTGGAAGTTTTAGATCATGTTCCTCTTACCACACATAATTTT GTCCGGAAAACATATCTGAAGCTAGCGTTCTGTGACATTTGCCAGAAGTTTCTATTGAACGGCTTTCGTTGCCAAACATGTGGCTATAAGTTCCATGAGCATTGCAGTACCAAAGTACCCACAATGTGTATAGATTGGAGCAATATACGACAACTCTT attgtgTCCGAATCCTGGTGAGAGTGGTGCCCCGTCCCTCCCCCCGTTAACATCTCGGCGAATGAGAGAATCATTAACTCGCTTTCCGAG CTCTGCCCACCGATATTCAACGCCACATGCCTTCAACTATGCTACACCCTACTCACCCACAGGCGGTGGTCTGTCCCAGAGACAACGCTCCACTTCTACACCAAACGTCCACATGGTTAGCACAGCCCTGCCTGTAGACAGAAGTATAATTGAG CTAGACTGCCTGAATACCTTCCCCACATCCTGGTGCCATAGATTCTGGTTGAAGAGGAAAGTAGGTATTGTCCACTTCTCCCAGTCTTTTGTTGAGACCTCATCCGAGAGTCCAGAAAAG GATGCAATGCGAGATCATGACTCTG CTAGGAGTTCACCCAGCCAGAGTCCAACAGGCTGGTCCCAATTGCAAGCCCAACCTCCTGCACCTGCCCATCGAGAGAGGGCCACATCTCTCAATACTCAGGAGAAgaataaaatt AGACCCCGGGAGAAGCGAGATTCTAGTTACTATTGGGAGATTGAAGCCAGTGAGGTGTACCTTCAGTCTCGCATTGGTTCAGGCTCCTTTGGAACTGTTTACAAAGGGAAATGGCATG GCGATGTAGCAGTAAAGATTTTAAAGGTAACCAACCCAACTCCAGAGCAGTTACAGGCATTTAGAAATGAAGTAGCTGTTCTACG AAAAACAAGACATGTCAACATCTTATTGTTTATGGGCTATATGACAAAGGACAACCTGGCCATTGTGGCCCAGTGGTGTGAAGGCAGCAGCCTCTACAAACACATTCACGTTCTGGAGACCAACTTCAAGATAATCCAACTTATAGACATCTCCAGGCAGACGGCACAGGGCATGGA CTATCTACATGCAAAGAACATCATTCATCGTGACATGAAGTCCAACA acatttttttgcatgaaggGCTGACGGTGAAAATTGGCGACTTTGGTCTCGCAACAGTAAAGGCCCGGTGGAGCGGCTCGCATCAGGTGGAGCAACCTTCTGGGTCTATTCTGTGGATG GCTCCTGAAGTCATACGGATGCAGGATAATAACCCCTACAGTTTCCAGTCTGATGTCTATTCCTATGGAATTGTACTTTTCGAGCTCATGACAGGAGAGCTTCCTTACTCCCAGATAGCTAACAGAGATCAG ATCATCTTCATGGTGGGGCGGGGCTACCTGTCACCTGACCTCAGTAAACTTTACAAGAACTGCCCCAAAGCCATGAAAAGGTTGGTCGCTGACTGCATCAAGAAGTCAAAGGATGAAAGGCCGCTCTTCCCGCAG ATCCTGTCCTCGATTGAGCTTCTTCAGCACGCCTTGCCTAAGATAAACCACAGTGCCTCAGAACCTTCTCTGCACAGAGCCTCTCACACTGAAGATATCAACGTGTGTACTCTGACCTCCACCAGACTgcctgttttttaa
- the raf1a gene encoding raf-1 proto-oncogene, serine/threonine kinase a isoform X2 — protein sequence MEHLQGAWKTLSNGFGMKDSAFEGPCLSPTMVQGFPCQRRSSDDSKIPDSKTSSTIRVYLPNQQRTVVNVRPGMTLQSCLIKALMVRGLQPQCCAVFRLHPGQRSKKLRMDWNTDSTSLIGEELLVEVLDHVPLTTHNFVRKTYLKLAFCDICQKFLLNGFRCQTCGYKFHEHCSTKVPTMCIDWSNIRQLLLCPNPGESGAPSLPPLTSRRMRESLTRFPSSAHRYSTPHAFNYATPYSPTGGGLSQRQRSTSTPNVHMLDCLNTFPTSWCHRFWLKRKVGIVHFSQSFVETSSESPEKDAMRDHDSARSSPSQSPTGWSQLQAQPPAPAHRERATSLNTQEKNKIRPREKRDSSYYWEIEASEVYLQSRIGSGSFGTVYKGKWHGDVAVKILKVTNPTPEQLQAFRNEVAVLRKTRHVNILLFMGYMTKDNLAIVAQWCEGSSLYKHIHVLETNFKIIQLIDISRQTAQGMDYLHAKNIIHRDMKSNNIFLHEGLTVKIGDFGLATVKARWSGSHQVEQPSGSILWMAPEVIRMQDNNPYSFQSDVYSYGIVLFELMTGELPYSQIANRDQIIFMVGRGYLSPDLSKLYKNCPKAMKRLVADCIKKSKDERPLFPQILSSIELLQHALPKINHSASEPSLHRASHTEDINVCTLTSTRLPVF from the exons ATGGAGCACTTGCAGGGAGCATGGAAGACCCTGAGCAATGGTTTTGGAATGAAGGACTCTGCCTTTGAGGGCCCGTGCCTATCACCAACTATGGTCCAGGGATTTCCCTGCCAGCGTCGGTCCTCAGATGACAGCAAGATACCCGACTCAAAGACTAGCAGCACCATCCGTGTCTACCTCCCAAACCAGCAACGCACTGTG GTAAATGTACGGCCAGGTATGACATTGCAGAGTTGCCTGATTAAAGCCTTAATGGTGCGAGGCCTACAGCCACAGTGTTGTGCTGTTTTCAGGCTCCATCCGGGGCAACGAAG TAAAAAACTGCGGATGGACTGGAATACAGACTCAACCTCGCTGATTGGTGAAGAGTTGCTGGTGGAAGTTTTAGATCATGTTCCTCTTACCACACATAATTTT GTCCGGAAAACATATCTGAAGCTAGCGTTCTGTGACATTTGCCAGAAGTTTCTATTGAACGGCTTTCGTTGCCAAACATGTGGCTATAAGTTCCATGAGCATTGCAGTACCAAAGTACCCACAATGTGTATAGATTGGAGCAATATACGACAACTCTT attgtgTCCGAATCCTGGTGAGAGTGGTGCCCCGTCCCTCCCCCCGTTAACATCTCGGCGAATGAGAGAATCATTAACTCGCTTTCCGAG CTCTGCCCACCGATATTCAACGCCACATGCCTTCAACTATGCTACACCCTACTCACCCACAGGCGGTGGTCTGTCCCAGAGACAACGCTCCACTTCTACACCAAACGTCCACATG CTAGACTGCCTGAATACCTTCCCCACATCCTGGTGCCATAGATTCTGGTTGAAGAGGAAAGTAGGTATTGTCCACTTCTCCCAGTCTTTTGTTGAGACCTCATCCGAGAGTCCAGAAAAG GATGCAATGCGAGATCATGACTCTG CTAGGAGTTCACCCAGCCAGAGTCCAACAGGCTGGTCCCAATTGCAAGCCCAACCTCCTGCACCTGCCCATCGAGAGAGGGCCACATCTCTCAATACTCAGGAGAAgaataaaatt AGACCCCGGGAGAAGCGAGATTCTAGTTACTATTGGGAGATTGAAGCCAGTGAGGTGTACCTTCAGTCTCGCATTGGTTCAGGCTCCTTTGGAACTGTTTACAAAGGGAAATGGCATG GCGATGTAGCAGTAAAGATTTTAAAGGTAACCAACCCAACTCCAGAGCAGTTACAGGCATTTAGAAATGAAGTAGCTGTTCTACG AAAAACAAGACATGTCAACATCTTATTGTTTATGGGCTATATGACAAAGGACAACCTGGCCATTGTGGCCCAGTGGTGTGAAGGCAGCAGCCTCTACAAACACATTCACGTTCTGGAGACCAACTTCAAGATAATCCAACTTATAGACATCTCCAGGCAGACGGCACAGGGCATGGA CTATCTACATGCAAAGAACATCATTCATCGTGACATGAAGTCCAACA acatttttttgcatgaaggGCTGACGGTGAAAATTGGCGACTTTGGTCTCGCAACAGTAAAGGCCCGGTGGAGCGGCTCGCATCAGGTGGAGCAACCTTCTGGGTCTATTCTGTGGATG GCTCCTGAAGTCATACGGATGCAGGATAATAACCCCTACAGTTTCCAGTCTGATGTCTATTCCTATGGAATTGTACTTTTCGAGCTCATGACAGGAGAGCTTCCTTACTCCCAGATAGCTAACAGAGATCAG ATCATCTTCATGGTGGGGCGGGGCTACCTGTCACCTGACCTCAGTAAACTTTACAAGAACTGCCCCAAAGCCATGAAAAGGTTGGTCGCTGACTGCATCAAGAAGTCAAAGGATGAAAGGCCGCTCTTCCCGCAG ATCCTGTCCTCGATTGAGCTTCTTCAGCACGCCTTGCCTAAGATAAACCACAGTGCCTCAGAACCTTCTCTGCACAGAGCCTCTCACACTGAAGATATCAACGTGTGTACTCTGACCTCCACCAGACTgcctgttttttaa
- the raf1a gene encoding raf-1 proto-oncogene, serine/threonine kinase a isoform X4 encodes MEHLQGAWKTLSNGFGMKDSAFEGPCLSPTMVQGFPCQRRSSDDSKIPDSKTSSTIRVYLPNQQRTVVNVRPGMTLQSCLIKALMVRGLQPQCCAVFRLHPGQRSKKLRMDWNTDSTSLIGEELLVEVLDHVPLTTHNFVRKTYLKLAFCDICQKFLLNGFRCQTCGYKFHEHCSTKVPTMCIDWSNIRQLLLCPNPGESGAPSLPPLTSRRMRESLTRFPSSAHRYSTPHAFNYATPYSPTGGGLSQRQRSTSTPNVHMDAMRDHDSARSSPSQSPTGWSQLQAQPPAPAHRERATSLNTQEKNKIRPREKRDSSYYWEIEASEVYLQSRIGSGSFGTVYKGKWHGDVAVKILKVTNPTPEQLQAFRNEVAVLRKTRHVNILLFMGYMTKDNLAIVAQWCEGSSLYKHIHVLETNFKIIQLIDISRQTAQGMDYLHAKNIIHRDMKSNNIFLHEGLTVKIGDFGLATVKARWSGSHQVEQPSGSILWMAPEVIRMQDNNPYSFQSDVYSYGIVLFELMTGELPYSQIANRDQIIFMVGRGYLSPDLSKLYKNCPKAMKRLVADCIKKSKDERPLFPQILSSIELLQHALPKINHSASEPSLHRASHTEDINVCTLTSTRLPVF; translated from the exons ATGGAGCACTTGCAGGGAGCATGGAAGACCCTGAGCAATGGTTTTGGAATGAAGGACTCTGCCTTTGAGGGCCCGTGCCTATCACCAACTATGGTCCAGGGATTTCCCTGCCAGCGTCGGTCCTCAGATGACAGCAAGATACCCGACTCAAAGACTAGCAGCACCATCCGTGTCTACCTCCCAAACCAGCAACGCACTGTG GTAAATGTACGGCCAGGTATGACATTGCAGAGTTGCCTGATTAAAGCCTTAATGGTGCGAGGCCTACAGCCACAGTGTTGTGCTGTTTTCAGGCTCCATCCGGGGCAACGAAG TAAAAAACTGCGGATGGACTGGAATACAGACTCAACCTCGCTGATTGGTGAAGAGTTGCTGGTGGAAGTTTTAGATCATGTTCCTCTTACCACACATAATTTT GTCCGGAAAACATATCTGAAGCTAGCGTTCTGTGACATTTGCCAGAAGTTTCTATTGAACGGCTTTCGTTGCCAAACATGTGGCTATAAGTTCCATGAGCATTGCAGTACCAAAGTACCCACAATGTGTATAGATTGGAGCAATATACGACAACTCTT attgtgTCCGAATCCTGGTGAGAGTGGTGCCCCGTCCCTCCCCCCGTTAACATCTCGGCGAATGAGAGAATCATTAACTCGCTTTCCGAG CTCTGCCCACCGATATTCAACGCCACATGCCTTCAACTATGCTACACCCTACTCACCCACAGGCGGTGGTCTGTCCCAGAGACAACGCTCCACTTCTACACCAAACGTCCACATG GATGCAATGCGAGATCATGACTCTG CTAGGAGTTCACCCAGCCAGAGTCCAACAGGCTGGTCCCAATTGCAAGCCCAACCTCCTGCACCTGCCCATCGAGAGAGGGCCACATCTCTCAATACTCAGGAGAAgaataaaatt AGACCCCGGGAGAAGCGAGATTCTAGTTACTATTGGGAGATTGAAGCCAGTGAGGTGTACCTTCAGTCTCGCATTGGTTCAGGCTCCTTTGGAACTGTTTACAAAGGGAAATGGCATG GCGATGTAGCAGTAAAGATTTTAAAGGTAACCAACCCAACTCCAGAGCAGTTACAGGCATTTAGAAATGAAGTAGCTGTTCTACG AAAAACAAGACATGTCAACATCTTATTGTTTATGGGCTATATGACAAAGGACAACCTGGCCATTGTGGCCCAGTGGTGTGAAGGCAGCAGCCTCTACAAACACATTCACGTTCTGGAGACCAACTTCAAGATAATCCAACTTATAGACATCTCCAGGCAGACGGCACAGGGCATGGA CTATCTACATGCAAAGAACATCATTCATCGTGACATGAAGTCCAACA acatttttttgcatgaaggGCTGACGGTGAAAATTGGCGACTTTGGTCTCGCAACAGTAAAGGCCCGGTGGAGCGGCTCGCATCAGGTGGAGCAACCTTCTGGGTCTATTCTGTGGATG GCTCCTGAAGTCATACGGATGCAGGATAATAACCCCTACAGTTTCCAGTCTGATGTCTATTCCTATGGAATTGTACTTTTCGAGCTCATGACAGGAGAGCTTCCTTACTCCCAGATAGCTAACAGAGATCAG ATCATCTTCATGGTGGGGCGGGGCTACCTGTCACCTGACCTCAGTAAACTTTACAAGAACTGCCCCAAAGCCATGAAAAGGTTGGTCGCTGACTGCATCAAGAAGTCAAAGGATGAAAGGCCGCTCTTCCCGCAG ATCCTGTCCTCGATTGAGCTTCTTCAGCACGCCTTGCCTAAGATAAACCACAGTGCCTCAGAACCTTCTCTGCACAGAGCCTCTCACACTGAAGATATCAACGTGTGTACTCTGACCTCCACCAGACTgcctgttttttaa